A DNA window from Nycticebus coucang isolate mNycCou1 chromosome 1, mNycCou1.pri, whole genome shotgun sequence contains the following coding sequences:
- the LOC128580077 gene encoding growth-regulated protein homolog gamma-like isoform X2, which yields MARAAPRVPRLLRAALLLLLLVAAGRQAAGAPVVAELRCQCLQTVQGIHLKNIQSVKVTPPGPHCAQTEVVAQLKNGQEACLNPAAPMVKRIIEKMLDRRRSSN from the exons ATGGCCCGCGCCGCCCCCCGCGTCCCCCGGCTCCTGCGGGccgcgctgctgctgctgctcctggtcGCCGCCGGCCGCCAAGCAGCAG GGGCGCCCGTGGTCGCCGAGCTGCGCTGCCAGTGCCTGCAGACCGTGCAGGGCATTCACCTCAAGAACATCCAGAGTGTGAAGGTGACGCCCCCGGGCCCCCACTGCGCCCAGACCGAAGTCGT AGCCCAGCTCAAGAACGGGCAGGAGGCTTGTCTCAACCCCGCGGCCCCCATGGTCAAGAGGATCATTGAGAAGATGCTGGACAG GAGGCGCAGCAGCAACTGA
- the LOC128580077 gene encoding growth-regulated protein homolog gamma-like isoform X1: MARAAPRVPRLLRAALLLLLLVAAGRQAAGGTRALRRGGRAPGRPAGTAPLTGPFPAGAPVVAELRCQCLQTVQGIHLKNIQSVKVTPPGPHCAQTEVVAQLKNGQEACLNPAAPMVKRIIEKMLDRRRSSN, translated from the exons ATGGCCCGCGCCGCCCCCCGCGTCCCCCGGCTCCTGCGGGccgcgctgctgctgctgctcctggtcGCCGCCGGCCGCCAAGCAGCAGGTGGGACCCGCGCCCTGCGACGGGGCGGGCGGGCTCCGGGGCGCCCCGCGGGGACAGCGCCGCTGACCGGTCCTTTCCCCGCAGGGGCGCCCGTGGTCGCCGAGCTGCGCTGCCAGTGCCTGCAGACCGTGCAGGGCATTCACCTCAAGAACATCCAGAGTGTGAAGGTGACGCCCCCGGGCCCCCACTGCGCCCAGACCGAAGTCGT AGCCCAGCTCAAGAACGGGCAGGAGGCTTGTCTCAACCCCGCGGCCCCCATGGTCAAGAGGATCATTGAGAAGATGCTGGACAG GAGGCGCAGCAGCAACTGA